The following DNA comes from Pseudomonas triticicola.
TGATGATCGCCAGCCTGACTGAAGAAAGCACCCTGAAGCTGGACAAGGACACCCTGCTGCCGCAGTCCTACCACTTTGAACGTGGCGGTCTGGGCAAAGCGAAAAAGGCTGATCTGGACTTCGACTGGGCCAACAAACTGGTCACCGGCACCGACCGTGGCGACGCGGTGAAAATCCCGCTGAACCGTGGCATGGTCGACAAGTCGACCTATCAACTGGCGCTGCAACATGACGTCGCCGCCGGCAAGAAAAGCATGAGCTATCAGGTCGTCGATGATGGCGAAGTCGATACCTATGACTTCCGCGTGCTGGGTTCGGAGAAGGTCGACACCAAGGCCGGCCAGATCGATGCGATCAAGGTCGAGCGCGTGCGCGATCCGACACAAAGCAAACGCATCACCGTGCTGTGGTTCGCCAAAGACTGGGATTACCTGCTGGTGCGTCTGCAACAGGTCGAGACTGACGGCAAGGAGTACAACATCATGCTCCAGGACGGTACGGTCAACGGCAAGACTGTCAAAGGCAGCTGATCGACCGCAACAGCAAAGAGCCCCGCGAATGCGGGGCTTTTGTTTATCTGTTCGATGATACTGCGCGGCGGCCCTACCCCTCACCCCAGCCCTCTCCCGAGGGAGAGGGAGCCGACCGAGGTGTCTGCCGCTAACCATCGACCTGAGAAACCGAGTCGAATATGGATTCCAAAGCATCGCACGATTAGTCCCCTCTCCCTCCGGGAGAGGGTTAAGGTGAGGGGCTTTTGAAGGTCAAACTCACACCGAAAACCGCGCCACCATCCCGTTCAGATCCACCGCCAACTTCGACAACTCCTGACTCGCCGCACTGGTCTGATTGGCCCCAGCCGATGTCTGCATTGCCAGATCACGAATATTCATCAGATTGCGATCCACCTCCCGCGCCACCGCTGCCTGCTCTTCCGAGGCACTGGCGATGACCAGATTGCGCTCGTTGATCAAGGTAAACGCCGAGGCAATTTCCTCCAGGGCCGAGCCTGCGCTCTTCGCCAGCTCGAGGGTCGAGCGCGCCCTTGAGTTGCTTTGCTGCATCGAACTGACCGCTGAATCGGTGCCCTGCTGGATCCCGCCGATCATTTGCTCGATTTCCTGGGTCGACTGCTGGGTGCGATGCGCCAGCGCCCGCACTTCATCTGCCACTACTGCAAAGCCACGCCCGGCATCACCGGCGCGCGCCGCTTCGATCGCGGCGTTGAGGGCGAGCAGATTGGTCTGTTCGGCAATCGAGCGAATCACATCCAGCACTTTGCTGATGCCATGAACCTTTTGCGCCAGCGCCTCGACCTGCGCGGCATTATTGGTGACATCGCCAGCGAGAAACTCGATCGACGTCACCGTCTGCTGCACTTGCTCGCGCCCTTGCCGGGCGATGCGGTCGGACTCGCGGGAGGCTTCGGACGTGGCCACGGCGTTGTTCGCCACCTCTTCCACCGCTGCTGTCATCTGGTTGACCGCAGTGGCGGCCTGTTCGATTTCCTGACTCTGCTGATGCAAGCCGCGAGTGGCATCTTCGGTGACGCTGCTGAGTTCTTCGGCGGCCGAGGCCAACTGCGTCGACGACTCGGAGATGCGCCGGATCGTGTCGCGCAGATTGTGCTGCATGCTTTTCAACGCTTGCAGCAGACGCGCCGGCTCGTCTTTGCCAGTGATGTGAATGTCACCGGTCAAATCCCCACCGGCCACCACCTCGGCCACGCTGAGCGATTGCGACAATGGCACGACAATGCTGCGCGTCAGCAGCAATGCCAGGCCAATGGTAATCAGCGCAGCCATGGCGATCATTACTCCGACCCACAGTCGCGATTGTTTGAACACCAGCCGCGCGGCCTCAGTGGCCAGACCGGCATTCTGTTTATTCAACTCGACCAGCTCACGCAGAGTAGCGGCGATTTCATCGGCCAGCGGGCTCATCTGATCATTGAGAATCGTCGAAGCCTCAGCGACCCTATTCTGCGCCGACAGCTGTAGGACTTGTGCCTGAAGCTCAAGGTATTTGTGCTCGGCGCCCTTGAAGCGTTCGAACAACACGCGCTCTTCAGGCAGCACGATCAGACCGTCATAACGCTGCTGCGCTTCGCTCAAGCCACTGCGCAGCTCGTCGAGCTTGGCGACATTCTGCTCCAGTGCCTTGGGGTCACGGTTGAGCAACAGGCGCATGGTCAGCGCACGCAGGCGCAGCATGTCCTGACTCATTTCACCGACCGCCATCACGCTTGGCAGCCAGTTGTTGTCGACTTCATCGGACTGCGCACGCATGTTCGACATTTGCAGCAAGGCGAACGCGCCGAGGGCAAACACTATAAGGGCCAGCAGGCCGAAACCGAGACCGGCGCGCGGGGCAATATTGAGACTACGGATATTCATTACTCTGGCTCCTTCCAAAAGCGCTGCATCAGCCTGCAGCGGGTTGCTTTAGAAGGTATCGGCATTGCCGTGAAATTGCGTAAGACGAAAAAGCGATAGGCAAACGAGCGGCTAGTCCGAACTCATGGCTTTGACGTTTCAGCGCGGAGCAGCGGGTTTTTCTGTGTTGCGCGGCAGTATTGCCAGGAAGTTATCCCGCGCGACTTTGCGCGCCACCCCTTCCGGCAGCGCATCGAGAAACGGCTTGTAGCTGTGCATTTCCTGACCAAGTTTGTTGAACCGTCCTACCACGTCAGAGCCGAGCATGAAGCGCTCGGGATACTTTTCCACAAGCGCCAGCCATTCGGCGCGCGGCTTGCCCTGCTCGTCCAGCAGATACGGCGTGAGCATGCTCCACGACAGGTCGATAAACAGATTCGGATAAGCCTCAAGCATGCGCGTCAGGGTTGGCAGGAGAAACGGCAACTGGGTCTGATGCCGATGGATCTCGGCGCTGGTGCCGGCATGCGCCCAGATGAATCGCGTGTGCGGATGGTTGCGCAGCGGCTCTTCGACTTCCTTCAGGTACAGCGGATTTTTCTCACGCTTGGAAGTGATGTTGGAATGCAGCATCACCGGCAGATCGTTTTCCGCAGCGAGGTGATAGATCTTGGTCATTGCCTCGTTGTTGGCTCGGGGCGTGTCGCCGGAGGTCAGCGCCGTCAGGTCATCGTGCCGGGTGAACACCTCGCCGATGCCCTGCCACAACCCCGGATACAGGTCGAGCATGCGCTGGATGTGCGCGGCGGAATTCTTGTCATTGGGATTGAAGCCGGACAGGAACGGATGAAAGTACTGGCGCTGCTCCGGCGCAAGTTTTTCCACCGCATCGGCAATGATCACATCGGTGGCGCTGTACCAATAGGCATCGGCGTCATCACCGGCGTAATAACGCGGGCGCTTGGGTTCGTCTTCGTGCCATTTCTTTGCCACGGGAATGCCGGAAATCATCACGTGCTCGATGGAATTGTCCTTCATGGCCGTGAGCAATTTCTGCATGCCGGCGCTTTCCTGGAAAAAATCCACGTAATGCAGGTGCGCATCGCTGTAGGTGTATTCGCGGGCACTGGCGCTGCCAGCGAACAGCAGCAGACAGGCAAGACTCAGACGAGACAAGGACACAAGTAATCTCCGGCAGATGGGCATAGCCTAGACCGCGCCCGAACGACAAGGGTTCATCCCTGCCGAAAAGCGGAACGCCCACTGCCGGGAATGCTCTATAACTGCAAGGTCTGCTTTGATCGAACGATTTTTCCTGCCGCCTGTGAGGTTTCCATGACTGTTACCGTCAATACCGTCTCTGCCGAAGGTTTTCGTCACACCGTCCAGATCGACGACCACGAATTGTTTGCCGATGTACCGAAAACCGTCGGGGGTGAAGGCACCGCGCCAGAGCCACACGATTACTTCGACGCTGCGCTGGGCGCCTGCAAAGCGCTGACCGTGAAAATGTATGCGAAGAAAAAAGACATCCCGCTGACTGGCGTGGGCGTCGAAGTGAAGCGCGACAACAGCCAGGAACAGAAAGGCAAATACGCCCTGCATGTCACCCTCACCCTTAAAGGTGTACTGACCGACGCTCAGCGCGAGGAACTGCTGCGCGTGGCCGATCGCTGCCCGATTCACAAATTGATGACCACCAGCGAAGTCAGCATCGAAACGCACGCACCACAAGGCTTCGACAGCCAATAATCCTCCTGATGCCAGCGGCGGGTTATGCTTCTGGCATCACCCGCTCAGCCTGGAATGCACCATGGACACGCCACTCCTGATCATCCGCCCGCGCGCCGAAGACGTCGAAGGCCAGCCGATTCTGCGCCCGCTGCCGTCAGCCAAATGCCGCAACGTCGGGCCTTTCGTGTTTTTCGACCACATGCTCGAAACGATTTATCCGACGGGCAAAGGTATGGACATCCGACAGCATCCGCACATTGGTCTGTCGACGCTTACCTATCTGTTCGAAGGGCAATTGCAGCACAAGGACAGCCTGGGCTCCGATCAGGTGGTCGGTGCCGGCGATGTCAGCTGGATGACCGCTGGCAGCGCCATCGCCCACGTCGAGCGCACGCCTGCGCCGCTGCTTGCCGAGACCTTCACTCTGCACGGCCTGCAAGTCTGGCTCGCCTCGCCCAAGGCACACGAAGAAGGCCCGGGGCATTACAGTCATCACCCGGCAGCGACGTTGCCGGTCAGCGATAACCTCGGCGTGCAGATTCGCATGATTGCCGGGTCAGGCTTTTGCCTCGAATCGCCGGTGCCGGTGCTTTCTCCTACGCTGTATGCGGAAGTGAAGATGCAGACCGCGACCACATTGCTGATTCCCACCGAGCATGAAGAACGCGCGGTGTATGTGTTGAGCGGTGATGCGCAGTTGAATGGCGAGGCGATCGAGCCGCATGCGCTGGTGGTGTTGCCAGCCGGCGAAGAGATGAGCCTGTTTGCCGAAAGCGATGTGCACGCGGTGGTGTTCGGCGGCGCGCCGCTGGACGGTCCGAGACGGATCAACTGGAATTTTGTTGCCAGTGATCCGGCGGCGATTGATGAGGCACGGCGCAAGTGGGCGGCCAAGGATTGGCCGACGGTGCCGGGGGAAGTCGAGCGGATCGAACTACCGCGCTAGGCCGCTTACCCTCACCCCAGCCCTCTCCCAGAGGGAGAGGGAGCCGACCGAGGCGTCTTGCGTTATATATCGACCTGAAAAATCCCGGCGATTATGGATTCGCCTATTCACGTTCAGGTCGACGCCACTCCCGAGCAACCCCCAATCAGTCCCCTCTCCCTCCGGGAGAGGGCTAGGGTGAGGGGCTTTCGCTTTTAACCGTTGAACACTTCATCCAGCAGATCATGCATCGACTTGAACGCGCGCTTGGCGGTCTTTTCGTCGTACATCATCTTGCCC
Coding sequences within:
- a CDS encoding amidohydrolase family protein — translated: MPICRRLLVSLSRLSLACLLLFAGSASAREYTYSDAHLHYVDFFQESAGMQKLLTAMKDNSIEHVMISGIPVAKKWHEDEPKRPRYYAGDDADAYWYSATDVIIADAVEKLAPEQRQYFHPFLSGFNPNDKNSAAHIQRMLDLYPGLWQGIGEVFTRHDDLTALTSGDTPRANNEAMTKIYHLAAENDLPVMLHSNITSKREKNPLYLKEVEEPLRNHPHTRFIWAHAGTSAEIHRHQTQLPFLLPTLTRMLEAYPNLFIDLSWSMLTPYLLDEQGKPRAEWLALVEKYPERFMLGSDVVGRFNKLGQEMHSYKPFLDALPEGVARKVARDNFLAILPRNTEKPAAPR
- a CDS encoding OsmC family protein → MTVTVNTVSAEGFRHTVQIDDHELFADVPKTVGGEGTAPEPHDYFDAALGACKALTVKMYAKKKDIPLTGVGVEVKRDNSQEQKGKYALHVTLTLKGVLTDAQREELLRVADRCPIHKLMTTSEVSIETHAPQGFDSQ
- a CDS encoding DUF3108 domain-containing protein → MRRALLFACALLALPFAQAADLQPFSASYTADWKQLPMSGTAERSLTKEANGVWKLSFKASMMIASLTEESTLKLDKDTLLPQSYHFERGGLGKAKKADLDFDWANKLVTGTDRGDAVKIPLNRGMVDKSTYQLALQHDVAAGKKSMSYQVVDDGEVDTYDFRVLGSEKVDTKAGQIDAIKVERVRDPTQSKRITVLWFAKDWDYLLVRLQQVETDGKEYNIMLQDGTVNGKTVKGS
- a CDS encoding pirin family protein is translated as MDTPLLIIRPRAEDVEGQPILRPLPSAKCRNVGPFVFFDHMLETIYPTGKGMDIRQHPHIGLSTLTYLFEGQLQHKDSLGSDQVVGAGDVSWMTAGSAIAHVERTPAPLLAETFTLHGLQVWLASPKAHEEGPGHYSHHPAATLPVSDNLGVQIRMIAGSGFCLESPVPVLSPTLYAEVKMQTATTLLIPTEHEERAVYVLSGDAQLNGEAIEPHALVVLPAGEEMSLFAESDVHAVVFGGAPLDGPRRINWNFVASDPAAIDEARRKWAAKDWPTVPGEVERIELPR
- a CDS encoding methyl-accepting chemotaxis protein, producing the protein MNIRSLNIAPRAGLGFGLLALIVFALGAFALLQMSNMRAQSDEVDNNWLPSVMAVGEMSQDMLRLRALTMRLLLNRDPKALEQNVAKLDELRSGLSEAQQRYDGLIVLPEERVLFERFKGAEHKYLELQAQVLQLSAQNRVAEASTILNDQMSPLADEIAATLRELVELNKQNAGLATEAARLVFKQSRLWVGVMIAMAALITIGLALLLTRSIVVPLSQSLSVAEVVAGGDLTGDIHITGKDEPARLLQALKSMQHNLRDTIRRISESSTQLASAAEELSSVTEDATRGLHQQSQEIEQAATAVNQMTAAVEEVANNAVATSEASRESDRIARQGREQVQQTVTSIEFLAGDVTNNAAQVEALAQKVHGISKVLDVIRSIAEQTNLLALNAAIEAARAGDAGRGFAVVADEVRALAHRTQQSTQEIEQMIGGIQQGTDSAVSSMQQSNSRARSTLELAKSAGSALEEIASAFTLINERNLVIASASEEQAAVAREVDRNLMNIRDLAMQTSAGANQTSAASQELSKLAVDLNGMVARFSV